One Tumebacillus amylolyticus DNA segment encodes these proteins:
- the dinG gene encoding ATP-dependent DNA helicase DinG — translation MEETYVVLDFETTGFAAYKDRIIEIGAVKIQGGRVVETFHRRVNPGIKIPPFISELTGLTDELVEDEPSIEEVMPEFLPFYSDAILVAHNADFDMKFLNAALDESGYLEYAGEVIDTVQLAQILWPRESSYSLEALAVSRDLAHDQPHQALSDAQVTGELFLQLLERAHKLPFLLLQQITGLTEYTDWPLRHFFRRLAEGNTSIMQFDEPEGCMTIDQLMHRPVQIEVKDGPPGGALSEFNVSDVVHVLEKGGPMSDLMPGYEERPQQIDMMRQVAEAFQEQKHLIVEAGTGTGKSLAYLIPSVYYSIAKGERVVVATHTINLQEQLRERDIPLLQQVIPFDFDIEVFKGRANYVCMRKVATSVNNPGLITDHAETTFFVRMVAWLIETDGGDREELSLNGEQADHWNKVASGADSCIMKACPWFRNCYYHRARARAQQADVLITNHSLVLTDVKTDHNVLPGYQYLVIDEAHHMEDEATKHLGTEVSYFQMSGALNRLQRDKNRGLLFQLLQKVDILQGGDSSAYEDLRATLEKTMEQVDDLRDANEDVFRQLHNFILNHANGTDAGRQTMRLKPDTFDDETLQTAWEGIASASENLQSAVRAMRKLVGRMEELSEELMKDEMFAGTFTDISGQVKELDQGWQDLAYFLRSVGSESSVLWMEADDKSMRPVVFLYSAPIDVGPLLNAHLFSKKESVVLASATLTINQDFKYAIHQLGLYESQEQGRLLSLQVDSPFLYKKQALLCVPTDCLPVKGVAEDVFTTSFAESLTNLARVSQGRALVLFTSHRMLRETYHKVKPMLAEHGITVLAHGVDSTSRHRLVQEFQRHPKAVLFGANSFWEGVDIPGEDLSLLVIARLPFWPPNQPVVEARTEKMEREGRNSFMEYSVPQAIIRFKQGFGRLIRTKRDRGAIVVYDRRITESRYGRHFIRSLPGPWVYNGTEREVLKTVYNWLKTPLTD, via the coding sequence TTGGAAGAAACCTATGTAGTACTCGACTTCGAAACCACCGGTTTCGCCGCCTACAAGGACCGCATCATCGAAATCGGCGCGGTCAAGATCCAAGGCGGCCGCGTGGTGGAGACGTTTCACCGACGTGTCAATCCGGGCATCAAGATTCCGCCCTTTATATCGGAACTCACCGGCCTCACCGACGAACTGGTAGAAGACGAACCTTCTATTGAAGAAGTGATGCCGGAGTTTCTCCCTTTTTACAGCGACGCCATCCTCGTCGCGCATAACGCCGACTTCGACATGAAGTTCCTCAACGCCGCCCTCGATGAGAGCGGCTATCTCGAATACGCGGGCGAAGTCATCGACACTGTGCAACTTGCACAAATTCTCTGGCCCCGCGAATCCAGCTATTCCTTGGAAGCGCTGGCCGTCTCCCGAGACCTCGCACACGACCAGCCGCACCAAGCGCTGTCCGATGCACAAGTCACGGGGGAGTTGTTCCTTCAATTACTGGAACGCGCGCACAAGCTGCCGTTCTTGCTCCTTCAACAGATCACCGGCCTCACCGAATACACCGACTGGCCGCTGCGCCACTTTTTCCGTCGCTTGGCGGAGGGCAACACGTCGATCATGCAATTCGATGAACCCGAAGGCTGTATGACCATTGACCAACTCATGCACCGCCCCGTTCAAATCGAGGTAAAAGACGGCCCGCCCGGCGGAGCTCTCTCTGAATTCAACGTCTCCGATGTCGTCCACGTTCTTGAAAAAGGCGGCCCGATGTCGGACCTCATGCCGGGCTACGAAGAACGCCCGCAACAGATTGACATGATGCGCCAAGTCGCCGAAGCGTTCCAAGAGCAGAAACACTTGATCGTGGAAGCCGGCACCGGCACGGGGAAGTCGCTCGCGTACTTGATCCCGTCCGTCTACTACAGCATCGCCAAGGGCGAGCGCGTCGTCGTCGCCACGCATACGATCAACTTGCAAGAACAACTCCGAGAGCGCGACATCCCGCTGCTGCAACAGGTCATCCCGTTTGACTTCGACATCGAAGTCTTCAAAGGCCGCGCCAACTATGTCTGCATGCGCAAAGTCGCGACCAGTGTCAACAATCCGGGACTGATCACCGACCACGCCGAGACGACATTTTTTGTCCGCATGGTCGCGTGGCTGATCGAAACGGACGGCGGCGACCGCGAAGAATTGAGTTTGAACGGCGAGCAAGCGGACCACTGGAACAAAGTGGCTTCCGGCGCCGACTCCTGCATCATGAAAGCCTGCCCGTGGTTCCGAAATTGCTACTACCACCGCGCCCGTGCCCGTGCTCAGCAGGCAGACGTCCTGATCACCAACCACTCGCTGGTGCTGACAGACGTCAAGACCGACCACAACGTGCTGCCGGGCTACCAATACCTCGTCATCGACGAGGCGCACCACATGGAGGATGAAGCGACCAAGCATCTCGGCACGGAAGTCTCGTACTTCCAGATGTCGGGCGCTCTCAACCGTCTCCAGCGTGACAAGAACCGCGGTTTGCTGTTCCAGCTCTTGCAAAAAGTGGACATCCTGCAAGGCGGCGACTCTTCCGCCTACGAAGACTTGCGCGCCACGCTTGAAAAAACGATGGAGCAAGTGGACGACCTGCGCGACGCCAACGAAGATGTGTTTCGTCAGTTGCACAATTTCATCCTCAACCATGCCAACGGTACCGATGCCGGACGCCAGACGATGCGGTTGAAGCCGGACACGTTTGACGATGAAACCTTGCAAACCGCTTGGGAAGGCATCGCGTCCGCCAGCGAGAACCTCCAATCCGCAGTCCGCGCCATGCGCAAACTGGTCGGTCGGATGGAGGAGTTGAGCGAAGAACTGATGAAAGACGAGATGTTCGCAGGGACTTTCACCGACATCAGCGGCCAAGTCAAGGAACTCGACCAAGGCTGGCAAGACCTCGCGTACTTCCTGCGCTCCGTCGGCAGCGAATCGTCTGTGCTCTGGATGGAAGCGGACGACAAATCGATGCGACCGGTTGTGTTCCTCTACTCGGCACCGATCGACGTGGGGCCGCTTTTGAACGCACACCTTTTTTCCAAAAAGGAAAGCGTCGTCCTCGCATCGGCAACGCTTACGATCAACCAAGATTTCAAGTATGCGATCCACCAACTCGGCCTCTACGAATCACAGGAACAGGGGAGACTGCTCTCGTTGCAAGTCGACTCGCCCTTCCTTTATAAAAAACAAGCGCTGCTCTGCGTCCCCACCGATTGTTTGCCGGTGAAAGGGGTCGCCGAGGACGTGTTCACGACATCGTTCGCCGAGTCGCTGACAAACCTCGCCCGCGTGTCGCAAGGGCGTGCGCTCGTGCTGTTTACGTCGCATCGCATGTTGCGCGAAACCTATCACAAAGTCAAACCGATGCTGGCCGAACACGGCATCACCGTCCTCGCTCACGGTGTCGATTCCACTTCGCGACATCGCTTGGTGCAGGAATTCCAACGCCATCCCAAAGCGGTGCTGTTCGGTGCCAACTCGTTCTGGGAAGGGGTGGACATCCCCGGCGAAGACTTGTCTCTGCTGGTGATTGCCCGTCTCCCGTTCTGGCCGCCGAACCAGCCGGTCGTCGAAGCCCGCACGGAGAAAATGGAGCGCGAAGGCCGCAATTCCTTCATGGAGTACAGCGTCCCGCAAGCGATCATCCGCTTCAAACAAGGCTTCGGCCGCCTGATCCGCACCAAGCGAGACCGCGGGGCCATCGTCGTGTACGACCGCCGCATCACCGAGTCCCGCTACGGACGACATTTTATCCGCTCGTTGCCGGGGCCTTGGGTATACAACGGGACAGAACGCGAAGTGCTGAAGACCGTTTATAACTGGTTAAAGACTCCGCTAACAGATTGA
- a CDS encoding GNAT family N-acetyltransferase, giving the protein MTFDIASERLTYAKLVPSDWELIRSIYTNPKLLQHISTLQSEAAIRNNFEKELAPWDITSPHWLTWTIREKASNQQVGVICIHTHNGEKRTAEVGFILLETSAGKGYATEALKRVMKFAVDTFRFEKFMAVCSEEHIASQRVLEKVGMTLDELVPDNTEIEGRMVNDCFYSMEVVGDYES; this is encoded by the coding sequence ATGACATTCGATATAGCAAGTGAGAGGTTGACGTACGCCAAACTGGTCCCAAGCGATTGGGAGTTGATCAGATCGATCTATACCAATCCAAAACTACTGCAACACATCAGCACCTTGCAAAGCGAAGCAGCGATTCGAAACAATTTCGAAAAGGAACTCGCCCCGTGGGACATCACATCCCCACATTGGTTGACATGGACGATTCGTGAAAAGGCATCGAATCAACAGGTGGGTGTCATCTGCATCCATACTCACAATGGAGAAAAACGGACCGCGGAAGTGGGGTTCATCCTGCTGGAAACGTCCGCAGGCAAAGGATACGCCACCGAAGCCTTGAAGCGCGTGATGAAATTCGCGGTGGATACGTTCCGCTTTGAGAAATTCATGGCCGTCTGCTCCGAAGAGCATATTGCGTCTCAACGAGTGTTGGAAAAGGTAGGCATGACGCTGGACGAGCTCGTGCCGGACAACACCGAAATCGAGGGCCGAATGGTCAATGACTGCTTTTATTCGATGGAGGTCGTTGGCGACTACGAGTCATGA
- a CDS encoding copper amine oxidase N-terminal domain-containing protein, translated as MMKKRTLALLASLGLFAGLSSVHTSIAGAVDSIQLVVDDKSISTDTAPLLVHDRIFVPVRALSESLGATVTYDSQTDSATITRNDITLKLDFKSGQVWKNGVVLTLEESPRLVNDRAMVPVRFISEAFGNTVSYDDATQTVTVLPTQARLDERKNIQAVLAGTSQALQAKTSYSTDVDLSMDFPKDPYEREGALTTKYSAHLTLDTQVQTKLQHGNANLTTTTGHVKNITDVELYRQGEVFYVLNPYSENEWSKISNTAGDEGVWEGLRDALNGVSMSADQLQQFEELAPYASLKEEAATYTLFYHFDANGIVKLLKGTHLDQDMKAFDLTLQIDKATSLATGYTGDVYYDNSNPNHMVPSKVHAEGKVGNWDKVPTITIPSDVLKNAKSYW; from the coding sequence ATGATGAAAAAACGCACGCTGGCTCTGTTGGCTTCGCTTGGCCTCTTCGCAGGTTTGAGTTCTGTACATACATCGATTGCCGGGGCGGTCGATTCGATCCAACTGGTGGTCGATGACAAATCAATCTCGACCGATACCGCGCCTCTTCTGGTTCATGACCGCATCTTCGTGCCTGTACGAGCCCTGTCTGAATCTCTCGGTGCGACAGTCACTTACGATTCGCAGACCGATTCAGCTACGATCACACGGAACGACATCACTCTGAAGCTCGACTTCAAAAGCGGACAAGTGTGGAAAAACGGTGTCGTACTCACTCTGGAGGAAAGCCCGCGTTTGGTGAACGACCGGGCGATGGTGCCGGTTCGTTTCATCTCCGAGGCATTTGGCAATACCGTTTCGTACGACGATGCCACGCAAACGGTCACCGTTCTCCCGACGCAAGCTCGACTGGACGAACGCAAGAACATTCAAGCTGTACTTGCCGGGACGAGCCAAGCGTTACAGGCGAAGACAAGTTACTCGACCGATGTCGATCTGAGTATGGATTTCCCGAAGGACCCCTATGAAAGGGAGGGCGCACTCACGACAAAATACAGCGCTCATTTGACGCTCGACACGCAAGTACAAACCAAGCTCCAGCACGGAAATGCCAATTTGACCACCACAACGGGCCATGTAAAAAACATCACGGACGTGGAATTGTACCGACAGGGCGAGGTATTTTATGTGCTCAATCCGTATTCGGAGAACGAGTGGTCGAAGATCTCGAATACAGCAGGGGATGAGGGCGTTTGGGAAGGGCTCCGAGACGCTCTGAACGGAGTCTCGATGAGTGCAGATCAACTGCAACAGTTCGAGGAGTTAGCTCCGTATGCCTCGTTGAAGGAAGAGGCGGCCACGTACACGCTCTTCTACCATTTCGATGCAAACGGAATCGTGAAGTTGCTCAAGGGGACGCATCTGGACCAAGACATGAAAGCATTTGATCTCACCCTGCAAATTGACAAAGCGACCAGTCTTGCGACCGGCTATACGGGAGACGTCTACTACGACAATTCGAATCCGAACCACATGGTGCCGTCGAAAGTTCATGCAGAAGGCAAGGTAGGGAACTGGGACAAAGTCCCGACGATCACCATCCCGAGCGACGTGTTGAAAAACGCCAAATCCTATTGGTAA
- a CDS encoding YHYH domain-containing protein, translating into MKRVSVIAMITTASLLLSATAAYAHPGRTDKYGGHTCRTNCAQWGLQDGQYHYHNGGSSSNSSSGSSYSSGSSLNLPVEESHEHFNVFQNGKLITVLHSKTDAINYAKQYSHAIVQDANTYEVLWDNIHTQVFQYGKYVNDFESQIGAVNYAKGHEYSSVLDAETNSVLWHNYPYHVYQGDHYLDWFHKKEDAVAYAKQWANSKVLDGLTYEVVWKY; encoded by the coding sequence ATGAAACGAGTTTCTGTTATCGCAATGATTACAACGGCTTCGTTGCTGCTCTCTGCCACGGCAGCGTACGCGCACCCCGGAAGAACTGATAAATACGGGGGTCATACCTGTCGAACAAACTGCGCACAATGGGGTCTTCAGGATGGCCAATACCACTATCACAACGGAGGTTCCTCCAGCAACAGCAGCAGCGGAAGTTCCTACTCTTCGGGCAGTTCGCTCAACTTGCCCGTCGAGGAGTCTCATGAACACTTCAATGTCTTCCAAAATGGCAAACTGATCACCGTCTTGCACAGCAAAACAGACGCCATCAACTACGCCAAGCAATACAGCCATGCAATCGTTCAAGACGCCAACACGTATGAAGTTTTGTGGGACAACATTCACACGCAAGTCTTCCAGTACGGCAAGTATGTAAATGACTTCGAAAGCCAAATCGGTGCCGTCAACTATGCAAAAGGTCATGAATACTCCTCGGTCCTTGATGCAGAAACAAACTCTGTTTTGTGGCACAACTACCCGTACCACGTGTACCAAGGAGATCACTACCTTGATTGGTTCCATAAAAAAGAGGACGCCGTTGCCTATGCCAAGCAGTGGGCAAATTCGAAGGTACTAGATGGTTTGACGTATGAGGTTGTTTGGAAGTACTAA